In Nitrospirota bacterium, a single genomic region encodes these proteins:
- a CDS encoding alcohol dehydrogenase catalytic domain-containing protein: protein MNVGVYYRNSDVRMEKRPVPKVDDHDILIKVMACGLCGSDLLEWYRIKRAPLVLGHEPAGIVVETGKLVTNVKPGDRVFVTHHVPCNACYQCRTGHKTACTTFQTVNNFEPGGFSQFLLVTGKSVETGTLVLPESVSFEQATFIEPLATAVRALRTVGMKQSQSVLVFGSGVAGLLIIKLARAMGAGTIIATDASPYRLEKARQFGADHTISANEDIPAFIRKVNDGRLADIVSLCVGALPAVTTALNSIERGGTLLFFAVPKPGETVDVDFNPFWRDDITIKTSYGAVPLDNMQALDLISKNTVTVTDMVTHRFGIDKIGEAFMTGAKPDGCVKIIIEPNR, encoded by the coding sequence ATGAACGTCGGCGTCTATTACCGCAACAGTGATGTCCGGATGGAAAAGCGTCCAGTCCCGAAGGTCGACGATCACGACATATTGATCAAGGTCATGGCCTGCGGCCTGTGCGGGTCCGATCTTCTGGAGTGGTACCGCATCAAACGAGCTCCGCTGGTGCTGGGTCACGAACCGGCCGGCATCGTTGTCGAAACTGGAAAACTCGTCACCAACGTCAAACCGGGAGACCGCGTCTTTGTCACCCACCATGTCCCCTGCAATGCCTGTTACCAATGCCGCACCGGCCACAAAACCGCCTGCACCACGTTTCAGACCGTCAATAATTTCGAGCCTGGCGGTTTTTCCCAGTTTTTGCTGGTAACCGGTAAGAGCGTTGAAACAGGGACCCTTGTACTTCCCGAGTCCGTGAGTTTCGAACAGGCTACCTTTATCGAACCACTGGCAACCGCGGTAAGAGCACTCCGGACCGTGGGGATGAAACAATCCCAGAGCGTGCTCGTATTCGGCAGCGGGGTCGCCGGGCTGCTCATCATCAAACTTGCGCGCGCCATGGGCGCAGGCACTATCATCGCGACCGATGCCAGCCCGTACCGTCTTGAGAAGGCCCGACAATTCGGGGCCGACCATACGATCTCGGCCAATGAAGATATCCCCGCGTTCATCAGAAAGGTCAATGACGGCCGGTTGGCTGACATAGTCAGTCTGTGCGTTGGCGCGCTGCCGGCGGTCACGACCGCGCTTAATTCGATCGAACGCGGCGGAACCCTTCTGTTCTTCGCCGTGCCGAAACCGGGCGAGACCGTGGACGTGGATTTCAATCCCTTCTGGCGGGACGATATCACGATCAAGACCAGCTACGGCGCCGTTCCCCTCGATAATATGCAGGCCCTCGATCTCATCAGTAAAAATACGGTAACGGTGACCGATATGGTAACGCACCGTTTCGGCATCGACAAGATCGGCGAGGCATTCATGACCGGAGCAAAACCCGATGGCTGCGTTAAGATTATCATCGAGCCGAACCGATGA
- a CDS encoding MFS transporter: MKQKSTADLRQIFSLPVIVAALGYFVDIYDLVLFSIVRVPSLKSLGLSGQELIDNGVFLLNMQMAGMLIGGILWGVLGDRKGRLKIMFGSIFLYSIANIANGFATSLPAYAALRFIAGIGLAGELGAGITLVAEVLHTSIRGYGTMLVASVGVSGAILANIIANTYDWRNAFIIGGALGLVLLITRISVAESGMFRAMNKKAGVSRGNMLALFSERKRFLRYLNSILIGVPIWFVVAILITFSPEFARAFGTTGPISAGNSVMFCYLGLVFGDLSSGLLSQTLQSRKKVVFLFMLLTIAAIGLYFLQGSRSPEFFYGVCLVLGFASGYWAIFVTVAAEQFGTNLRATVATTVPNFVRGMVVPITLLFQLFRQYLGLEGGALAVGAICVVVAFFSLASLEETFHKDLDYYEEFP, from the coding sequence GTGAAACAGAAATCCACTGCTGACCTCCGCCAGATTTTCAGCCTGCCCGTCATTGTCGCCGCACTTGGCTACTTCGTCGACATCTATGATCTGGTGCTCTTCAGCATTGTCCGTGTGCCGAGCCTGAAGTCCCTCGGCCTTTCCGGGCAGGAGCTCATCGACAACGGCGTATTTCTTCTCAATATGCAGATGGCGGGCATGCTTATCGGCGGCATTCTCTGGGGGGTCCTGGGCGACCGGAAAGGCCGGCTCAAGATCATGTTCGGCTCGATCTTCCTGTATTCCATCGCGAACATCGCTAACGGCTTTGCCACGTCGCTTCCGGCCTACGCCGCCCTGCGCTTCATCGCAGGCATCGGGCTGGCGGGCGAACTCGGTGCGGGCATCACCCTCGTGGCTGAGGTCCTGCACACCAGCATCCGTGGATACGGTACCATGCTCGTGGCCTCGGTGGGCGTCTCGGGCGCCATCCTCGCGAACATCATCGCCAATACGTATGACTGGCGGAATGCCTTCATCATCGGCGGAGCGCTCGGTCTCGTGCTGCTCATTACCCGGATCAGCGTGGCCGAGTCAGGCATGTTCCGGGCCATGAACAAGAAGGCCGGAGTCAGCAGGGGAAACATGCTCGCCCTCTTCTCTGAACGGAAGCGTTTTCTCCGCTATCTCAACTCGATCCTTATCGGAGTCCCGATCTGGTTCGTCGTCGCCATCCTGATCACCTTCTCGCCGGAGTTTGCCAGGGCATTCGGAACGACCGGACCAATCTCTGCCGGGAATTCGGTCATGTTCTGCTACCTGGGGCTGGTCTTCGGCGATCTTTCAAGCGGCCTGCTGAGCCAGACCTTGCAAAGCCGGAAAAAGGTGGTCTTCCTGTTCATGCTCCTGACCATTGCCGCCATCGGCCTCTACTTCCTGCAAGGGAGCAGGAGCCCGGAATTCTTTTATGGCGTGTGCCTTGTGCTCGGATTTGCCAGTGGTTACTGGGCCATCTTCGTGACCGTTGCTGCCGAGCAGTTCGGCACGAACCTGCGCGCCACGGTCGCCACGACCGTGCCGAACTTCGTGCGCGGGATGGTGGTCCCCATCACCCTGTTGTTCCAATTGTTCCGCCAATACCTCGGTCTGGAGGGCGGCGCCCTTGCCGTCGGAGCCATCTGCGTGGTTGTGGCCTTTTTTTCCCTTGCCTCACTGGAAGAAACGTTCCATAAAGATCTGGATTATTATGAGGAGTTCCCGTGA
- a CDS encoding NAD(P)H-dependent glycerol-3-phosphate dehydrogenase, protein MTEKIGVIGAGAWGTALSMLLADKGHDVTLWMYEKDLAEETARTRENRVYLPGFTLPGSVKVTSSLETAVKDKQIILSVVPSHTVRIVAKQFAPFLTKNVIIISASKGIEIDTLMPLSEVFKDILPKEFHDRLCFLSGPSFAKEVAQKMPTAVALASYDPTVGKKAQEVFSNAYFRVYTNPDVLGVEIAGALKNVVAIAAGVLEGMGFGYNTMAALLTRGLAEMARLGVAMGGELQTFSGLAGMGDLVLTCTGGLSRNRTLGARLGKGEKLDEIMRETKTVAEGVKTARAARDLAQKYDIAMPIVEEVYQLLYEGKDPKRAVHDLMNRELKGE, encoded by the coding sequence ATGACTGAAAAGATCGGTGTTATCGGAGCAGGGGCGTGGGGCACGGCCCTTTCCATGCTGCTTGCCGACAAAGGGCACGACGTGACCCTCTGGATGTATGAAAAAGACCTGGCCGAGGAGACAGCTCGCACGCGCGAGAACCGCGTCTATCTTCCGGGGTTTACCCTGCCCGGCTCTGTCAAAGTGACCTCTTCTCTTGAAACCGCTGTCAAGGACAAGCAGATCATTCTTTCCGTCGTCCCCTCCCACACGGTCCGTATTGTGGCAAAACAGTTCGCACCTTTTCTGACAAAGAACGTCATCATCATCAGCGCCTCCAAGGGCATCGAGATCGACACCCTCATGCCGCTCTCAGAGGTGTTCAAGGACATCCTGCCCAAAGAATTTCACGACCGGCTCTGTTTCCTTTCCGGCCCCAGCTTTGCCAAAGAGGTAGCCCAAAAGATGCCCACCGCTGTTGCCCTCGCTTCGTACGACCCGACGGTGGGCAAGAAGGCCCAGGAGGTCTTCAGCAACGCCTACTTCCGTGTTTATACAAATCCCGATGTCCTTGGCGTGGAGATCGCGGGCGCGCTCAAAAATGTGGTGGCCATTGCAGCGGGAGTGCTTGAAGGCATGGGGTTCGGATATAACACCATGGCCGCCCTGCTCACCCGCGGGCTCGCGGAAATGGCGCGGCTCGGCGTAGCCATGGGAGGAGAGCTCCAGACCTTTTCCGGACTTGCAGGCATGGGAGATCTGGTCCTAACCTGCACGGGAGGCCTGTCGAGGAATCGCACCCTTGGAGCGCGGCTCGGCAAGGGCGAGAAACTGGATGAGATCATGCGTGAAACAAAAACCGTTGCCGAAGGCGTCAAGACCGCCAGGGCCGCGCGGGACCTTGCGCAGAAATACGACATCGCAATGCCGATCGTAGAGGAGGTCTACCAGCTTCTGTACGAAGGCAAGGACCCGAAGCGCGCAGTGCACGATTTGATGAACCGTGAGCTCAAGGGAGAATGA
- the larB gene encoding nickel pincer cofactor biosynthesis protein LarB, with protein MNKSDISKLLQGVQSGKIDVKTALDRLRHMPFEDVSYAHIDHHRQLRHGMPEVIYCEGKTLEQVIGITRRMLKVGSDILATRASETVYKAVKKLDRRALYHKASRAIVIQDKKKALTKGIVLVLTAGTSDIPVAEEAAVTAGMLGSTVQTVYDVGVAGIHRILSKRETLDSARVIVVVAGMDGALPSVVGGLVDKPVIAVPTSVGYGAGFQGLAPLLTMLNSCAAGIAVMNIDNGFGAGVLAHRINLLGEKS; from the coding sequence ATGAACAAATCAGATATCTCTAAACTTCTCCAGGGCGTCCAATCCGGCAAGATCGATGTCAAGACCGCGCTCGACCGGCTCAGGCACATGCCGTTCGAAGACGTGTCATACGCCCACATCGACCATCATCGCCAGTTGCGTCATGGCATGCCCGAGGTCATTTACTGTGAGGGAAAAACTCTGGAGCAGGTCATTGGCATCACCAGACGCATGTTGAAAGTTGGTAGCGACATTCTTGCCACCCGCGCATCGGAAACAGTATATAAGGCAGTCAAAAAACTCGATCGCCGCGCGCTCTATCACAAAGCTTCACGAGCCATCGTGATACAGGATAAGAAGAAGGCGCTGACCAAAGGTATTGTGCTGGTCCTGACCGCCGGGACTTCGGATATCCCCGTGGCCGAGGAAGCCGCAGTGACCGCGGGGATGCTCGGCAGCACCGTGCAGACCGTGTACGACGTTGGAGTAGCAGGGATTCACCGCATCCTGAGCAAGCGGGAAACACTCGACTCCGCCAGGGTGATCGTTGTGGTAGCCGGCATGGACGGCGCGCTCCCGTCGGTCGTGGGCGGGCTTGTGGACAAGCCCGTGATCGCCGTTCCCACAAGCGTCGGCTACGGCGCGGGGTTCCAGGGACTGGCCCCCCTCCTGACCATGCTCAACTCCTGCGCAGCGGGCATCGCGGTCATGAACATCGACAACGGCTTCGGAGCGGGCGTGCTGGCGCACAGGATCAATCTGTTGGGTGAAAAATCCTAG
- a CDS encoding DUF433 domain-containing protein yields MKFTRITVNSEVFFGKPCIRGLRFPVSRILGMLSAGETKESILKSYPYLESQDIDEALAYAAAFADEEIMEFA; encoded by the coding sequence ATGAAATTCACACGAATAACCGTAAACTCCGAGGTTTTTTTCGGGAAACCCTGCATACGGGGGCTTCGGTTCCCGGTATCCCGCATTCTCGGCATGTTGTCAGCGGGCGAGACAAAGGAATCCATCCTTAAGTCATATCCCTATCTCGAGTCTCAGGACATTGATGAGGCGCTGGCCTATGCAGCGGCATTCGCTGATGAGGAGATCATGGAGTTTGCATGA
- a CDS encoding DUF5615 family PIN-like protein has protein sequence MKFLVDMPLSPLLAVWHRENSHDADHVSSVGLHKAKDHHIIEAARQQNRIIITADLDFPQLLAISRAADPGVILFRGGNYSDEQMLQLLKRVLENYPENKLEHAITVVDKVRIRHCPLPIESPIFSAAVRRSGRAERNPTSFTIIQPIRL, from the coding sequence ATGAAGTTCCTCGTTGACATGCCTCTTTCGCCGCTGCTCGCGGTCTGGCACCGTGAGAATAGTCACGACGCTGACCATGTTTCCTCCGTCGGTTTGCACAAGGCCAAAGACCACCATATTATCGAAGCCGCAAGGCAGCAAAATAGGATCATCATCACCGCCGATCTTGATTTCCCCCAATTACTTGCTATAAGCCGCGCAGCGGACCCCGGAGTAATACTGTTCCGGGGAGGGAATTACAGCGACGAACAGATGCTTCAGCTGCTAAAGCGAGTTCTCGAAAACTACCCCGAGAATAAATTAGAGCATGCTATTACGGTGGTGGACAAGGTGAGGATACGACACTGCCCGCTGCCGATTGAATCGCCAATATTTTCTGCAGCAGTTCGTAGGTCGGGTAGAGCAGAACGAAACCCGACATCTTTTACGATAATCCAGCCGATCAGATTGTGA
- a CDS encoding nucleotidyltransferase family protein has protein sequence MRRSEIVGLLRSRLQMIHATFGVKDLMLFGSAARDEISPESDVDVLVEFEQQPDFDRFMDLKFFLEDLLKVKVDLVTRAALKPRMRPMIEKELIHVA, from the coding sequence ATGCGCCGAAGCGAAATAGTAGGTTTACTCAGATCCCGTTTGCAAATGATCCATGCGACCTTCGGGGTCAAAGACCTGATGCTGTTCGGGTCTGCGGCACGAGATGAGATCAGTCCTGAAAGCGATGTGGATGTCCTCGTAGAGTTCGAACAGCAGCCGGACTTCGACCGTTTCATGGACCTGAAGTTCTTTCTTGAAGATCTATTGAAAGTAAAAGTGGATCTTGTCACCCGTGCTGCCTTGAAACCGCGCATGCGTCCAATGATCGAGAAAGAGTTGATTCATGTCGCGTGA
- a CDS encoding DUF86 domain-containing protein, with protein sequence MSRDWTFYLDDILESCRKILRYTKEVSFEQFKQDDKTYDAVVRNLEIIGEAAKNIPETIRVKMPGIEWKKTAGLRDVIAHAYFGIDDAILWDVVQHKVPELIQAIELFYKNMPKRDA encoded by the coding sequence ATGTCGCGTGATTGGACATTTTATCTTGACGACATCCTGGAGAGCTGCCGTAAGATCCTCCGTTATACCAAAGAGGTGTCGTTCGAACAGTTCAAGCAGGATGACAAAACCTATGACGCTGTCGTGCGCAATCTGGAAATAATCGGGGAGGCCGCAAAGAATATCCCGGAAACGATCCGGGTGAAGATGCCCGGTATAGAATGGAAAAAGACCGCAGGTTTACGCGATGTCATTGCCCATGCATATTTCGGAATTGATGACGCCATCCTATGGGATGTAGTGCAGCATAAAGTACCGGAACTAATACAAGCGATCGAATTGTTTTATAAAAATATGCCTAAACGGGATGCTTAG
- the larC gene encoding nickel pincer cofactor biosynthesis protein LarC — translation MTLAYFDCFSGISGDMTLGALVDAGVSIDVLRAELAKLNLPGYELKAEKVKRSGIAATKVHVIIDQKDQKSRHLSDILSIIEKSTLSSTVKEKSSRVFTRLAEAEAKVHGTTPDMIHFHEVGAVDSIVDNVGAVIGLELLGVTRIMASAVNVGSGMVKTAHGMLPIPAPATAELLTNIPFYQSSTQFELTTPTGAVIISTLGSSFGPMPPMKIERVAYGAGDKDFPGQPNVLRLMIGEPVAGYDEDTSIVIETNIDDMNPQVYDYLIEKLMQQGAHDVYLTPIIMKKGRPAILLSVLTDKTKSDVVLDTIFRETTSIGVRIQEVGRKKLTREIQIVDTMYGKVRIKISRRDNEVLTATPEYEDCRKLAEERQIPLKQVMEEAKNLFSRRGAEHAEKSNDRK, via the coding sequence ATGACCCTCGCCTACTTCGACTGCTTTTCCGGTATATCCGGCGACATGACCCTCGGCGCGCTTGTGGATGCGGGCGTCTCGATCGACGTTCTTCGCGCTGAGCTGGCCAAGCTCAACCTTCCCGGCTACGAACTCAAGGCCGAGAAGGTCAAGCGTTCAGGAATCGCCGCTACCAAAGTCCATGTCATCATCGACCAGAAGGACCAGAAATCGCGCCACCTGTCCGACATTTTGAGCATCATCGAGAAATCCACACTTTCTTCAACAGTGAAGGAAAAAAGCAGCCGCGTATTCACGCGACTGGCAGAAGCAGAAGCAAAGGTGCACGGCACAACGCCCGACATGATCCACTTCCATGAGGTCGGCGCCGTGGACTCCATCGTGGACAATGTCGGGGCCGTAATCGGCCTGGAACTGCTGGGTGTCACGCGGATCATGGCATCAGCGGTCAATGTCGGATCAGGCATGGTCAAAACCGCCCACGGCATGCTTCCCATCCCTGCCCCGGCGACGGCAGAGCTTCTTACCAACATTCCCTTTTATCAATCGTCTACCCAATTCGAGCTTACCACACCGACCGGCGCGGTCATCATCAGCACGCTCGGATCTTCCTTCGGTCCGATGCCGCCGATGAAGATCGAGCGGGTCGCCTACGGCGCTGGTGACAAGGATTTCCCGGGACAGCCGAATGTCTTGCGGCTCATGATCGGGGAACCAGTTGCCGGGTACGACGAGGACACGTCCATCGTCATCGAAACGAATATTGACGACATGAATCCGCAGGTCTATGATTACCTCATCGAGAAGCTCATGCAGCAGGGAGCGCATGACGTATACCTCACGCCAATCATTATGAAAAAGGGCAGACCCGCGATCCTGCTCTCGGTGCTTACCGACAAAACAAAGAGTGATGTCGTGCTCGATACGATCTTCCGGGAAACTACCAGCATCGGCGTCCGCATCCAGGAGGTGGGGCGTAAGAAGCTCACGCGGGAGATACAGATCGTTGATACAATGTATGGTAAAGTCAGGATTAAGATAAGCCGGCGGGATAATGAAGTGCTTACAGCAACCCCGGAGTATGAGGACTGCAGAAAGCTCGCGGAGGAGCGACAGATACCTTTAAAACAAGTCATGGAAGAGGCGAAAAACCTGTTTTCTCGCAGAGGCGCAGAGCACGCAGAGAAAAGTAATGATAGAAAATGA
- a CDS encoding GxxExxY protein, whose amino-acid sequence MIENDITGNIIDCCIKIHRTLGPGLLESVYEEVLAYELKKKGLLCERQVGIPVSYDELTMDLGFRADIIVEGKVIIELKSIESILPVHKKQLLTYLKLSQKKVGLLINFNEELIKNGITRIANGI is encoded by the coding sequence ATGATAGAAAATGATATAACAGGTAATATTATAGACTGCTGCATCAAAATTCATAGAACATTAGGACCTGGACTCCTGGAATCGGTTTATGAGGAAGTGCTGGCGTACGAATTAAAGAAAAAAGGACTCCTTTGTGAGAGGCAAGTTGGGATTCCAGTCAGTTATGACGAACTCACTATGGACCTTGGTTTCCGTGCTGATATCATAGTAGAAGGCAAGGTTATTATAGAACTGAAATCTATCGAATCTATTCTCCCTGTTCACAAGAAACAGCTTCTGACCTATTTGAAATTATCACAAAAGAAAGTAGGCCTGTTAATTAACTTTAACGAAGAACTGATCAAAAATGGAATCACAAGAATTGCGAATGGTATTTAA
- a CDS encoding NAD+ synthase, whose translation MRTIRISMAQINPIVGDLAGNRDKIIDAIKSAKKLNADIVALPELAVTGYPPEDLLLKPQFVKDSIKTLNTIRRATKGITAIVGFVDSNHNRLFNAAALLSDGTHIYTYHKIFLPNYGVFDEYRYFSPGGRYPVFLINGVRVGLNICEDIWYDEGPARVQALAGAEVIVNINASPYHKGKGEERLKMLSGRAKENDVVIFYANTVGGQDELVFDGQSVVIDRKGKVIARGKQFGEELLTVDVGISGSPGPCPGERLRFQDFMDCILVSGRSSGKKKKLPVGRPTKPLSECEEVYHALVLGTRDYMRKNSFKSAVIGLSGGIDSSLVASVAVEAMGKENVFGVFMPSQFSSNESREDAHDLARNLGIRILEIPIKQTFESYLTTLRGVFAKTKTNVTEENLQARIRGNLLMALSNKFGWLVLTTGNKSEMSVGYATLYGDMAGGFAVIKDVPKTLVYEVSRCVNKLAGKTVIPKRVMTKAPTAELRPNQKDSDSLPVYDILDPILKAYVEDDKELKEIIEMGFDRKTVQRVIRLVDASEYKRRQAPPGVKITPRGLGKDRRFPITNRYRSY comes from the coding sequence ATGAGAACGATCCGCATTTCCATGGCCCAGATAAACCCCATTGTCGGCGACCTCGCGGGCAACCGCGACAAGATCATCGACGCGATCAAGAGCGCTAAAAAGCTCAATGCCGACATTGTCGCTTTGCCCGAGCTTGCCGTTACCGGCTATCCGCCGGAGGACCTGCTCCTGAAGCCCCAATTTGTGAAGGACTCCATCAAAACGCTCAACACGATCCGGCGTGCGACAAAAGGGATCACGGCGATCGTCGGGTTCGTTGACAGCAACCACAACCGCCTCTTCAACGCCGCCGCACTGCTCTCCGACGGGACGCATATCTACACCTATCATAAGATATTCCTGCCGAACTACGGCGTGTTCGACGAATACCGCTACTTCAGCCCCGGAGGACGGTATCCCGTGTTCCTCATCAACGGCGTCCGCGTGGGCCTCAATATCTGCGAAGACATCTGGTACGATGAAGGGCCCGCCCGTGTCCAGGCGCTGGCAGGCGCGGAAGTCATCGTGAACATCAACGCATCTCCCTATCACAAGGGAAAGGGCGAAGAACGCCTGAAAATGCTTTCCGGGCGGGCGAAAGAAAATGATGTCGTCATCTTCTATGCCAACACCGTCGGCGGACAGGACGAGCTTGTGTTTGACGGCCAAAGCGTTGTTATCGACAGGAAGGGCAAGGTCATCGCCCGAGGTAAACAGTTCGGGGAGGAACTGCTGACCGTGGATGTCGGCATTTCGGGGTCACCGGGACCCTGCCCCGGTGAACGGCTCCGGTTCCAGGACTTCATGGATTGTATCCTGGTATCCGGTCGATCGTCGGGAAAAAAGAAAAAACTTCCCGTTGGACGGCCGACCAAACCCCTCTCCGAGTGCGAAGAAGTGTACCATGCCCTCGTGCTCGGCACGCGGGATTATATGCGAAAGAACAGTTTCAAGTCCGCGGTCATCGGCCTCTCCGGCGGCATCGATTCATCGCTCGTGGCCTCTGTCGCCGTGGAAGCCATGGGAAAAGAGAACGTGTTCGGCGTATTCATGCCGTCGCAGTTTAGCTCTAACGAGAGCCGCGAAGACGCCCATGATCTTGCGCGCAACCTCGGCATCAGGATCCTGGAGATCCCCATCAAGCAGACCTTTGAATCATACCTCACAACGCTTCGCGGCGTGTTCGCGAAAACAAAGACCAACGTGACCGAAGAGAACCTTCAGGCCAGAATACGGGGCAATCTCCTCATGGCCCTCTCGAACAAGTTCGGCTGGCTCGTTCTTACCACGGGCAACAAGAGCGAGATGTCCGTGGGGTATGCAACGCTCTACGGCGACATGGCGGGAGGTTTTGCCGTCATCAAGGACGTGCCCAAGACCCTGGTCTATGAGGTATCGCGATGCGTGAACAAGCTTGCGGGGAAGACCGTGATCCCGAAGCGGGTGATGACCAAGGCGCCGACGGCGGAACTCAGGCCGAACCAGAAGGACAGTGACTCCCTGCCCGTGTATGACATCCTCGACCCCATCCTGAAGGCCTATGTGGAGGATGACAAGGAGCTGAAAGAGATAATCGAGATGGGCTTTGACCGCAAGACCGTGCAGCGCGTGATCCGTCTTGTGGATGCCAGCGAATACAAACGCCGCCAGGCCCCTCCCGGGGTCAAGATCACCCCGCGGGGACTGGGCAAGGACCGAAGGTTCCCGATAACGAACAGATATCGCAGTTATTGA
- the rsmI gene encoding 16S rRNA (cytidine(1402)-2'-O)-methyltransferase, with protein sequence MPTGTLYIVATPIGNLEDITLRAVRVLKEADLVAAEDTRHSRHLLDRYQIATQLTSYHDHNKEEKAPILVARMLEGKNVALVSDAGTPGISDPGYFLINLAIDRKIPVVPIPGATAAIAALSISGMPTDRFVFEGFLPAKHLARLKRLQELAREERTLVFYEAPHKIIRAIEDMLEVFGNRRVVITRELTKVYEESIRGTLSECLKRLHEGTIKGEFTVIVHGATTDPKMQDIDTAEYLKNLILHRGLSKKDAVSVAAEELGLPKKDVYKESLKMEKTPRAVKDNEDEKGKTS encoded by the coding sequence ATGCCAACAGGCACCTTATACATAGTCGCCACCCCCATCGGGAACCTTGAGGACATCACCCTCAGGGCGGTCCGCGTGCTGAAGGAAGCCGACCTCGTCGCTGCCGAGGACACCCGCCACTCCAGGCATCTGCTTGACCGGTACCAGATAGCGACCCAGCTCACCAGCTACCACGACCACAACAAGGAAGAAAAGGCCCCCATCCTCGTCGCGCGAATGCTCGAGGGAAAGAATGTGGCCCTCGTATCCGACGCGGGGACTCCCGGCATCTCGGACCCTGGGTATTTTCTGATCAACCTCGCCATAGACCGGAAGATCCCCGTCGTCCCCATCCCCGGGGCAACCGCGGCTATCGCCGCGCTCTCAATTTCGGGCATGCCGACCGATCGATTTGTCTTTGAAGGTTTTCTCCCGGCAAAACATCTGGCCCGGCTCAAGCGTTTGCAGGAACTTGCCAGGGAAGAACGCACGCTTGTTTTTTACGAAGCGCCGCACAAGATCATCAGGGCGATCGAGGACATGCTCGAGGTCTTCGGCAACCGTCGCGTTGTGATCACCCGCGAGCTTACCAAGGTATATGAAGAATCGATCCGGGGCACGCTTTCGGAATGCCTCAAACGCCTGCACGAGGGGACCATCAAAGGCGAGTTCACCGTCATCGTTCACGGCGCTACGACGGACCCTAAGATGCAGGATATCGACACCGCCGAATATCTCAAGAATCTCATCCTCCACCGGGGTCTGAGCAAAAAAGATGCTGTTTCGGTCGCCGCAGAGGAGCTCGGGTTGCCCAAAAAAGACGTGTATAAGGAAAGCCTGAAAATGGAGAAAACTCCGCGTGCAGTGAAAGACAACGAGGATGAAAAGGGAAAGACGTCGTAA
- a CDS encoding DUF4079 domain-containing protein: MLSDLRLVHGVFNAIVMLFFLYQGRLGFRIRRDRGTGAPLPVPVIKRHRRMGPVLAILGGLGFLAGLTLVLLDTGNVLEYPLHFIAGLTIVVLLIATYKISRDIKGPDSPFRTPHFVLGVAILCLYLVNVMIGIGALL; the protein is encoded by the coding sequence TTGCTTTCTGATCTTCGGCTGGTGCACGGCGTCTTTAACGCGATCGTGATGCTGTTCTTCCTGTATCAGGGAAGGCTCGGCTTCAGGATCCGGCGGGATAGAGGGACAGGCGCCCCGCTGCCTGTTCCCGTGATCAAGCGTCACCGGAGGATGGGTCCTGTTCTGGCGATCCTGGGTGGGCTCGGATTTTTGGCCGGGCTCACCCTTGTTCTGCTCGATACGGGAAATGTTCTTGAATATCCGCTTCATTTCATTGCCGGGCTCACTATCGTTGTCCTGCTGATAGCGACCTACAAAATATCACGGGACATCAAAGGTCCTGACTCTCCTTTTCGCACGCCCCATTTCGTTCTCGGTGTTGCCATCCTCTGCCTTTATCTCGTGAATGTCATGATAGGGATCGGGGCGTTGCTCTAA